The sequence GTGGAAACTTCGGGACGATGAGTGGCGCGCCGTCGATGAGCCTGGCGGCGCGATTGATGTCGCTCAGGTCTGCGTCTTCCGTGGGGCCGCCTGCGGCGTCAATCAAGTCCTCGACGCGCGCATCGGCCGCCAGGTCGAATACGCCCGGATGCTTCACCGCGCCCTTTACCTCTGCCACGATGACGCCGGTTTGCGGATGGGGTGGCGGCGGAAACGGCGTTTCCGCCATCGGCGGAAGCATAGAGGCAACCGGGCTTACAGGTTGGTCAGCTTCAACCCGCGCCGGGCTGTTTTCTTGGGGCGGTATCTGGACAAGCTCCTTATCCTTGTCGTGACGCGCGTGGATGAACAGCACTACCGCGCCGGCCAGAACAGCGGCCGCAAGACTTCCGAGTATGAGTTGTTCCTTCCAGGTCAGGAAACGGCTTACCATGAATGACCTGTCCGTTTAGCGGGGTTCCGGCGGGACGGGTGTTCGGGATGGGAGCGCGCGCGACCGCGTGAACAGAACGCGCCGAATGATCGCATCAAGCTCATGCATAACCACTGGTTTCGTAACGATCTCCTGGATCCCTGCCCTAGCCGCCTTTTGTTCCGTGAGATTCTCACCATAACCCGTGAAGAGTATCACGGGAATATCGCTTCCAAGCCGGCGCAATTCCATGACCAGTTCGTCGCCGCTCATTTTGGGCATAACCTGGTCCGTGATCAATAGGTCGAATCCGCTTTCGTCAGATTGAAACTGTTCGAGAGCACGGCTGGCGGACTCGGCGGCGACCACTTCATAACCCAGCCGCTCAAGGGCCGCCTTGCCGAAACGCCGGACAGCGTCCTCGTCGTCCACGAACAAGATGCGTCCCTGCCCGCGCGACGTTGCCTTGCACGGGCGCTCGCTCTCGAGGACCGTGCTGACAACACGCGGCAGGTAGGTATTGAACGTAGCACCGTGACCCGGTGCACTCTCGGCCATAACGGCGCCGCCGTGGCTGGTGACAATGCCGTGTACGACTGAAAGCCCCATTCCGGTGCCTTCGCCAGGCCCCTTGGTTGTAAAGAAGGGGTCGAACACGCGCTTGAGAATATCGGGTGCCATGCCGTGGCCGGTATCGGATACGCTGAGCCGGACATAAGGGCCGGGGTGGAGTTTTGGGTGCGTTGCCGCGAGCCGCTCGTCCACATCAACGTCTTGCAGGGTCACGATGATACGGCCGCCCTGGTCGCGCATGGCCTGCGCGCTGTTCGTGATAAAATTCATGATCACCTGGTGCATCTGCGCGGCGTTGGCGGCGACCACGCCGGAATGCACATCGACATTGTCCATAATCTCGATGGTCGCGGGCAGCGTTGCCCGCGCCAGTTTCATGGCCTCCCGCACAATGACGTGCAGATAGAGGGGAATCCGCTCTTCGCTGCCTTGCCGGCTGAATGCGAGAATCTGCTTGACAAGGTCCTTTGCGCGATGCGCGGCCTGCAACGCTTCGCTCAGGTCGCTGTGAGTTTCTGAATCCGGATGCAGGTCCTGGAGGGCCATGTCGGTGAGCCCGATAATAGCGGCGAGAATATTATTGAAATCGTGAGCAATGCCGCCGGCAAGCACACCGAGGCTTTCGAGACGCTGCGAGTGTTGCGCTTCGAGTTCGAAGCGCCTGCGCTGCCTTTCGGCCAGGGTGCGTGCGGTAATGTCGCGCAATGCGCCCAACACGCGATATGCGCGCCCGTTTTCGCCGGGCAGAGCCAGCCCTTCATCTTCAAAATACCGGTACGCGCCGGACTTGTGCAGAAAGCGGTATTCGGCATGATAGGCGCCCACGTTGGCAACCGCCGTTCGGATACTCGCATTGACCCGGTCGCGATCCTCGGGATGAATCAAGGAGAGCAGGCGCTGGAAATCGACGCCTTCCACTTCCTCCCGCGTATAACCCGTGACACGCGAAATCGGGCCAATCCAGCGGATGCCGCCCGTTTCGATGTGATAGTCGTAGAGAATTTGTCCGGTGCGGTCCGCGACGATTTCGTAACTGCTGCTTCCATCCGGGGACGTGCGCACGGCTTCGATACGCGAGTGCGGCGGCCGCGCAATGGCCAAGGCCACAAAACGGTCCTTTGACGCAAGCGACCGGACGGTCAGTTCAATGGGCAGGGTTTGGCCTGTCTTGCTGACGAGTACCGTCTCAAAAAAGACCTGTTGATGCTTCACCAGGCTTTCCATGCGCACCACAGCGGCTTCGGCCCGTTCAGGATGGACAAGGTCCATGATGCTCATGCCAAGCAGGTTTTCGGCATCGTAGCCCAGTACTCTGCAGGTTTCGTCGTTGACTTCAATAATCCGGCCGGGAACAAGGTCTTTCCTGGAAATTTCGAATGCGACGACCAGGTCGCCCGTTGTGTTGAAAATGGTCCGGTATCTTTCCTCGCTTTCGCGCAGAGCCACGCTGCGTTCCGAAGCAAGCGTTGCGAGGCGTTTGTTGGCGGTGCGCAGTTCTTCCGTCTGCTCCCGAAGCTGCAGAATCGCCTTCAGGCGGTCTGCCAGAATGACATCGGGGAGGTCCGCGGACATGACTTGGTCGCCCGTCTCCAGGTACTGTTGGTCCGAGGCTTCCAGGTTCACGCCGTTGGCCAGCAGCAAGAGTACGGGAAAGGGGTCGTCGAAGAAGTGCTCGCGAAGGGACTTAACGGAATTCAGAGACTTTTTCCCCGTTTGGGAAACACCGACCACGGCCGCGCTTGGAATCCTGCCTTTCAGGAGCCGAAGCGCGGCCTCGACGGACGGCGCCGTCACGGGGCGGGTTTCCGCAAGGCAGGTCTCGATAAGGCTTGCCACGCGGCGCCGTGCCGACGTCACGCCGTCCAAGACCAAGACTACCGGTTGGCTCATGCCCTAGAATCCCGAAATTGCCTTGAAAATCACCAGGAGGTCGGCCTTCTCCCTAGTATGCGGGTCATGGCGCGAAGGTGTCAAGCAGGACCTGCTTCATGCTTGAGGCTCTTCCCCGGCCCTGCGGGAATTCGGGCAGGAATATTCGGGAATAACAGAGCGAAAACGGGCGTTTTTACGTGCGACTGTCTGTTCCGGTCACATCAGGGCAAAGACGCGCGTTCCCCTGCGCGGAACCACCGAAAGGAACCTCTTATGCCGCCGCTTTATGACCCCGAACAGGTTCGGCCCATGTGGGAGGAACTTGCCCGCGTCGGGATTACCCCCGTAACGACGCCCGGAGGCGTAGACGAGGCTATCGGGAACAATGAGGGGACTGTGTTGTGCGTCATCAACTCCGTATGCGGCTGCGCGGCGGGGAATGCGCGGCCCGGTGTCTGCCTTGCGCTGCAGAGTGACGTGATTCCCGACGTCATGATCACGGTATTTGCAGGAATGGACACCGAGGCGACGGCGCGTGCCCGCTCGTATATGCCGGATGTCGCCCCTTCTTCTCCCTGTATTGCGCTTTTCAAGAACGGCAAACCATTGCGGGTATTTGAGCGGCGGCACATCGAGGATATGACTGCCGTGGAAATAGCCAACCAGCTGCAGGCCGTGTTCCGTGAGCATTGCACCCGCCGGGGCCCGTCCGTTCCGCGTGAAGTCTATGAGGCCAATGAACCGGCCCGTGTATGCGGGAGCACCCTTTCTCCCTATACCGCGTGAGACGAGCCAAGGAACGCTTCCCGGACCGCCGGACCAAGGCGGCGGCCTTGCGTCAATTCGCCCGGGGTCGTCTTCGTGCCGGGAACGGGGTACTTCTCGTCCCGTTCACACTCGAAATTGGCCGTGCCCTGAAACGCGATATGTTTCAGGGCTTGTGCGGCTGCACTGGGGTCAAGCCGAGTTCGTAGAGGCGACGGATGACGCCACGGGGGTCGAATTTCCGGAAACGGTTGCTCTGGGTTCCGATGCCGTTTAACTGGAAGGCGGGCAATGAGGGCGGAGCTGCTGCGAGTCGAGACACGGGCGTGAGGCGCTGTTCCGCGGGAGTATGAAGGCGGCGTGGCCAGTAATTAAGGCTCCGGAAGGGATTCGGGCTGAACCGTGAGGGTCGCGGGATGCGGGAACACGGTTCTGGACTCCCGTGCGGGGCTTCGGCTATTCTTCCCTCCCTGCCGCGATGCGCATGATACAGTGGATGTTCACAAGGGATTTTCGGAATGAACAAACGGGAAGAGGTCATACTGTCCGGCATTCGTCCGACGGGGCGGTTGCACTACGGCAACTACTTCGGCGCCATAAAGCACTTCATACGGCTTCAGGAAGAAGGCAAGCGCTGCTATTATTTCATTGCGGACTATCACGCGCTGACCACAATCACGGAGCGCGAGGATTTCTATGGGCAGACCATCGAAATGCTGCGCACCTATGTTGCCTGCGGGCTCGATCCCGGGAAATCCGTCATTTACCGGCAGAGCGACCTTCCCTGCACCGCGGAACTGTGTCTCCTGCTTGGCATGATCACCAACATTGGTTTCCTGGAACGCGGCACGACATACAAGGATAAGATGGCGAGACTGCAAGAGGACCCAAAGTCGGAAGGCAATCCGCTTTCCTATGGACTTCTTGGATATCCCGTGCTCATGGCCGCGGACATTCTCATTGTCCGCGCGGACAAGGTGCCGGTGGGCGACGACCAGCGCCAGCACGTGGAGATGGCGTGCGACATTGCGGAGCGCTTCAATAGCCGTTTCGGCGATACGCTGCACGTGCCGCACCCGGTCGGGCGCGACGCCCTGCGCCTGCCGGGGCTCGACGGCGCATCGAAGATGGGCAAGAGCGAGCACAACACGTTGGACCTTCTGGACGACCCCGATACGGTGCTCAAGAAGATACGCGGCGTCGAGACGTCCACGGACCCCCTGCCGCTGGAGACGGAGAGCACAAATCCGGACGTGGTGGTGCCGCTGATGCCCGCCGGGGTGGGCGTGTTGTACCGTTTGCTGCACCTGCTCGCGCCGGAGGAGGTATACCTGGACTTCCTGGGCAAGTACCGGCGCAAGGAGAAGTTCTACGGAAAACTGAAGGGCGTGCTTGCCGAGTACGTGTCCCGTTTCAATGCGCCCATTATCGATCGATATAACGACCCCGGGAACAGCGAGGCGCACGTGTGCGAATTCCTGCGTGAGAACGCGGAACGGGTCACGCCGGTGGCGCTGGACACGGTCGAACGCTGCCGCGCGGCCATTGGCATTGGCCACAGTCTTTATCGGGCTTAAATGAAACGTGCGCTGCCAGCCCTGCTTGCAGGCGCCGTCTTCGCCGTCCTGCAGGCGTGCTCCCGTGAGACGCTGCCGCGGGGCGGCATCGTGTCGATGGGACCTAACATTACCGAGACGATTTTCGCGCTGGGCCAGGGAAACCGGGTCTCCGCGGTGGATTCGTTCACGGACTTTCCGCCGGAGGCAAGGGTATTGCCGCGCGTCGGCGGATATATCGATCCCAACCTCGAGCGCATCACGCTGATTCGGCCCGAATTGATCGTTCTCGCAGGACGCTTCCCCAAAGTGATGGAATTTGCCGAACCGCGCAAAATGCGCACGCTCGTGGTTGCGATGGATAGCCTCGCGACAATCGACGCGGGCATCGCGACGCTGGGCGTGGTGCTGGAGTGTACGCCCGCCGCGGACCGGCTGCGCGCGCAAATTGCGAATACGTTGGACGCCGTGCGCGCGGCGGCGGCGGGGCGCCCGCGCCCGCGAGTCCTGATTATTACGGGCCGTTCCACGCACGACCTGAACGACCTCGCGACCGCGGGCGGTGCGTCTTTCGTGTCGGAGATTGTCGCGTGTGCGGGCGGCGATAATATCTATGCGAACGTGGCCGCGCCATACTTTGAAGCTTCCAAGGAGTCGGTGGTCGCGGAAGCGCCCGAAGTCATTCTTGAGTTCCACGCGGGTGAAGGACTGAACGCGAGCGACAAGGCGGCCTTCGTCGCGGACTGGGACGCCATGCCGATACTACCCGCCGTGCAGGACAAACGCATATACTTGCTGGCGGAATCACATGCGTTGCGGCCGGGACCGCGGATAGGAGAGATCGCGCGGCGCATGGTGAAGCTTTTGCACCCCGAGGCCGAGTTGCCCGAATGAAACGGTGTCTTGCCGCCGAATCCGTCACCTTCGCCTATGAGCCGGGAACGCCCGTCCTGTGCGGCGTTACGGCAGCGGTGCGCAGTGGCGTCTTCACCGGCATCCTGGGGCCGAACGGGTCCGGCAAGAGCACGCTCTTGCGCCTGCTCTGCGGCCTGCTGAATCCGTCCGCCGGCAGAGTGACGCTGGACGGGCGGCCCCTGACCTCATTCTCCGCGGGCGAACGGGCGCGGTCTCTGGCGTATCTGCCGCAGGGTGTGCAGCCCGTGTTCTCCTTGAGTGCTTTCGAGGTCGTTTGCCTGGGCCGGTATCCGCATGCAGGCGCGCTGGGCGGCCTGCGCGCGCATGACCTTCGGGTAGCGCGCCGCTGCATGCGCGACACGGCCACGGAAGACCTCGGACGGCGCAGTTTCATGGAACTGTCCGGCGGCGAGCGGCAGCGCGTGCTTCTCGCGAGCATTCTTGCCCAGGAGCCCAGCCTGTTATTGCTCGATGAGCCCACCGCCGCCCTGGATATTCATCACGAGGCGGAGGTGTTCGCCCTGCTCGCGCGCCTCGCCCGAGAGGGGTACGGGATAGGCGTCGTAACCCATGACCTGAACCTCGCGGCGGGGTTCTGCAACGAATTCCTGCTGTTGTCGCGCGAACATGCGGTTGTTGCTTCCGGGTCCGCGGAGGCGGTCCTCGATGCGGACATTCTTACCACCGCGTACGGCTCTTCCATCCGTGTTGGGTTGAATCCGCTCACCGGCGCTCCGTTCGTTCACGCCGAACAGCCGGACACCGCTGCGTTTTCGATTCCCATCCCGGTTCCCTGCCCCTCACCTGGCGGACCCACCCGCGCCCGGGAAGACGCGCCATGAAACGGCGCCTCTCCGCCGTCTGGGTCTTGTCCGGCGCTGCCCTGCTCTGCCTGGCCGCCGCCGGCGCGAGTCTCAGCGTCGGTCCGGAACCCGTGACGCCGCTCGATCTCCTGCGCCAGTGGCGCGCGGGAGAGGCGTCCTCTGACGCGGAGTACATCCTGTTCAGCCTGCGCCTGCCGCGCACGCTGGTCGCGTTTCTGGCAGGCGCGGGTCTCGCGCTTGTGGGGTGCGCTTTCCAGGCGCTGTTGCGCAACCCGCTTGCCACGCCGTACACGCTTGGCCTTGCCGGAGCGGGCTCGTTTGGCGCCTACACCGCGCTCGTGCTGATCGATTTCGGGCGCTTGCCTTACGCACTGCTCGGCGTCCCGATGGTGCAGGCCTTCGCATTCCTGTTTGCCTCCGGGGATGTTCTGTTGATCTTTCTGGTCGCATCGCGGCGGGTCAGGCCGTCGCCGACGGTGCTGCTGCTCACGGGTGTCACGCTGGGCATCGTCGCCAATTCGGGCATCATGCTGACCCGCTACTTCGCCCGCCCTGAGCGCTTGATCGACATGGACCGCTGGCTCATGGGCGGCGTCGATGTGGTCGGCTATGGTTCCGCGGCCACGCTGGCCGCAGGCGTCCTCCCGGCGTGCCTGGTGCTGTTCGCGCAGGCCGGGAAGCTCGACCAGTTCGGTTTCAGCGAGGAAATGGCCGCGGGCCGGGGCGTCAATATCGCGCGCCTGCAAATTGTCGTGCTGCTGCTGGGGTCGCTGATCACTGGTGTCATCGTTTCAGAGGTCGGCCCCATAGGTTTTGTGGGGTTGGTTGTGCCGCACACCGTCCGCGCGTTTACCGGGTCGAGCCACCGCTTGCTCATGCCCGCGAGCCTGTTGAGCGGCGGCGCCTTTCTGTGCCTGTGTGACCTTGCCGCGCGCAAGGTGCCCGTCGCGGGCGAAATCCCCATCGGGATCATCACCTCGCTCATCGGCGGGCCGTTTTTCCTTTATTTGCTCATGCGCGGCAAATTCACCGATTGGGAAACGTGAGAGACCGCTGCCACCCGAAGGGCAATCCCTGAGACCGGAAATATAGCTGTGGCGCGAATGGCCAATTCCTGTGACGCCGCGTCAGCGCCAAGGAAAGGTTCCCAAACCGGCTATCACCGTGCGGACCGCGCGGTCTCCGGGGCTTAAATTGCGCGGCACCTCGCGTCAAATGAGTCTCCCTCGCGCGCTTGCGCCCGACATGCCCGTTTCATTGCACGAGCACGCCCGCGTGTGTTAGCGTTTCGTTCGTCCAAGCCCCCTTGTTTCAACGGGTTTCTTCATGGCAAATCTCAGTGTCACGCCGGAATTACAGTCCGTTACGCCGCCGCGTCCGCGAGGTTCCGCATGGACCGTTTATAGTCGGCTGATGGGCTACGCCTGGCGCTACAAGGGCCGTCTGCTGCTGGCCCTGTTCTTCGCGTTGGTCATTGCGGCCTCCTTCGGAGGTATGCTCGTTGCTGTGGGCACGGTCGTCAAGATCACCTTCTATGAACCCGTTCTGCCCAAACCCGGCGAACAGCCGGACATCGACCCCGGCGACCGGCTCGTCCAGGATGTGCACAATGCGGTCCAGTGGATGACGGACAACACCGGCTGGGGGCCGCAGGGGCTGGAGGCGCACACGCAGGCGCTTGTGAACGCGATGCGCGCGGACAAAATGCGCGCGTTGCGTATCGCGTGCGGCATCGTTCTGTTTTTGGCGGTTATTATCGGGATAGCCCGGTTTTTGCAGGAATACTTCGCCGGGGCCATCTGCACGAATATCACGACCGACCTCGGCGAGGAAATGTATGTCAATCTGATGCGGCAGCCGGTGGGACTGTTCGAGGCGCGCAGTTCCGGCGATATTCTTTCCCGGTTTACCAACGACATATTCATGGTCAATCGCGGCTTGCTCGGAGTCTTTGAAAAAGTGCTTCGCGAACCGCTGAAGGCGCTCACGTTCCTTTTCATCGCCA comes from Candidatus Hydrogenedentota bacterium and encodes:
- a CDS encoding ComEA family DNA-binding protein, with the translated sequence MVSRFLTWKEQLILGSLAAAVLAGAVVLFIHARHDKDKELVQIPPQENSPARVEADQPVSPVASMLPPMAETPFPPPPHPQTGVIVAEVKGAVKHPGVFDLAADARVEDLIDAAGGPTEDADLSDINRAARLIDGAPLIVPKFPRIALVDGVAVNQPEPTAAELNPPAYTVSGWRGGFTSAPPASGPASAEQHTPPGNPGLVDLNTATREQLEALPSIGPVTADKIIAYRNQTPFTRVEDLLEIRGIGPKTLDALRNCVTVNAP
- a CDS encoding PAS domain-containing protein, which encodes MSQPVVLVLDGVTSARRRVASLIETCLAETRPVTAPSVEAALRLLKGRIPSAAVVGVSQTGKKSLNSVKSLREHFFDDPFPVLLLLANGVNLEASDQQYLETGDQVMSADLPDVILADRLKAILQLREQTEELRTANKRLATLASERSVALRESEERYRTIFNTTGDLVVAFEISRKDLVPGRIIEVNDETCRVLGYDAENLLGMSIMDLVHPERAEAAVVRMESLVKHQQVFFETVLVSKTGQTLPIELTVRSLASKDRFVALAIARPPHSRIEAVRTSPDGSSSYEIVADRTGQILYDYHIETGGIRWIGPISRVTGYTREEVEGVDFQRLLSLIHPEDRDRVNASIRTAVANVGAYHAEYRFLHKSGAYRYFEDEGLALPGENGRAYRVLGALRDITARTLAERQRRRFELEAQHSQRLESLGVLAGGIAHDFNNILAAIIGLTDMALQDLHPDSETHSDLSEALQAAHRAKDLVKQILAFSRQGSEERIPLYLHVIVREAMKLARATLPATIEIMDNVDVHSGVVAANAAQMHQVIMNFITNSAQAMRDQGGRIIVTLQDVDVDERLAATHPKLHPGPYVRLSVSDTGHGMAPDILKRVFDPFFTTKGPGEGTGMGLSVVHGIVTSHGGAVMAESAPGHGATFNTYLPRVVSTVLESERPCKATSRGQGRILFVDDEDAVRRFGKAALERLGYEVVAAESASRALEQFQSDESGFDLLITDQVMPKMSGDELVMELRRLGSDIPVILFTGYGENLTEQKAARAGIQEIVTKPVVMHELDAIIRRVLFTRSRALPSRTPVPPEPR
- a CDS encoding BrxA/BrxB family bacilliredoxin, encoding MPPLYDPEQVRPMWEELARVGITPVTTPGGVDEAIGNNEGTVLCVINSVCGCAAGNARPGVCLALQSDVIPDVMITVFAGMDTEATARARSYMPDVAPSSPCIALFKNGKPLRVFERRHIEDMTAVEIANQLQAVFREHCTRRGPSVPREVYEANEPARVCGSTLSPYTA
- a CDS encoding ABC transporter substrate-binding protein is translated as MKRALPALLAGAVFAVLQACSRETLPRGGIVSMGPNITETIFALGQGNRVSAVDSFTDFPPEARVLPRVGGYIDPNLERITLIRPELIVLAGRFPKVMEFAEPRKMRTLVVAMDSLATIDAGIATLGVVLECTPAADRLRAQIANTLDAVRAAAAGRPRPRVLIITGRSTHDLNDLATAGGASFVSEIVACAGGDNIYANVAAPYFEASKESVVAEAPEVILEFHAGEGLNASDKAAFVADWDAMPILPAVQDKRIYLLAESHALRPGPRIGEIARRMVKLLHPEAELPE
- the trpS gene encoding tryptophan--tRNA ligase; the protein is MNKREEVILSGIRPTGRLHYGNYFGAIKHFIRLQEEGKRCYYFIADYHALTTITEREDFYGQTIEMLRTYVACGLDPGKSVIYRQSDLPCTAELCLLLGMITNIGFLERGTTYKDKMARLQEDPKSEGNPLSYGLLGYPVLMAADILIVRADKVPVGDDQRQHVEMACDIAERFNSRFGDTLHVPHPVGRDALRLPGLDGASKMGKSEHNTLDLLDDPDTVLKKIRGVETSTDPLPLETESTNPDVVVPLMPAGVGVLYRLLHLLAPEEVYLDFLGKYRRKEKFYGKLKGVLAEYVSRFNAPIIDRYNDPGNSEAHVCEFLRENAERVTPVALDTVERCRAAIGIGHSLYRA
- a CDS encoding iron ABC transporter permease, encoding MKRRLSAVWVLSGAALLCLAAAGASLSVGPEPVTPLDLLRQWRAGEASSDAEYILFSLRLPRTLVAFLAGAGLALVGCAFQALLRNPLATPYTLGLAGAGSFGAYTALVLIDFGRLPYALLGVPMVQAFAFLFASGDVLLIFLVASRRVRPSPTVLLLTGVTLGIVANSGIMLTRYFARPERLIDMDRWLMGGVDVVGYGSAATLAAGVLPACLVLFAQAGKLDQFGFSEEMAAGRGVNIARLQIVVLLLGSLITGVIVSEVGPIGFVGLVVPHTVRAFTGSSHRLLMPASLLSGGAFLCLCDLAARKVPVAGEIPIGIITSLIGGPFFLYLLMRGKFTDWET
- a CDS encoding ABC transporter ATP-binding protein, whose amino-acid sequence is MKRCLAAESVTFAYEPGTPVLCGVTAAVRSGVFTGILGPNGSGKSTLLRLLCGLLNPSAGRVTLDGRPLTSFSAGERARSLAYLPQGVQPVFSLSAFEVVCLGRYPHAGALGGLRAHDLRVARRCMRDTATEDLGRRSFMELSGGERQRVLLASILAQEPSLLLLDEPTAALDIHHEAEVFALLARLAREGYGIGVVTHDLNLAAGFCNEFLLLSREHAVVASGSAEAVLDADILTTAYGSSIRVGLNPLTGAPFVHAEQPDTAAFSIPIPVPCPSPGGPTRAREDAP